The Aureitalea marina genome includes a window with the following:
- a CDS encoding acyltransferase family protein translates to MKPSIELIRLVAVFMITFTHTRHQLEEGWLYFLVEILPTYGTAILSVISGYLYFTVSRKKKYLFQKKVKSLAIPYLIANVSVVMLVLFSYYVLGFNPLNRLGIGPELFTEGVLALNMEPVNPPTYFIRDIFLVFAVIALLTQKEWRALPVILVFLVFGSLFLRLDVVGLFIIGTLYGMVRDRLNRGWFVALSALAVAVVAMWFPQYLKWPIAVFLFILVIDLEFKFYNTGRYAYLLHLYHSPIIVITYPFIGAHISNPFLSIGSQILTASLLVYFMLLFTRRFPVLTILSGGR, encoded by the coding sequence GTGAAACCCAGCATTGAGTTGATTCGTCTTGTGGCGGTCTTCATGATCACCTTTACCCACACCCGGCATCAGTTGGAAGAAGGGTGGCTGTACTTTTTAGTAGAGATATTACCAACCTATGGCACGGCTATACTATCGGTTATTTCGGGTTACCTATACTTCACGGTCAGTCGTAAAAAGAAATACCTCTTCCAGAAAAAGGTCAAAAGCCTGGCAATACCTTACTTGATCGCCAATGTTTCTGTAGTGATGTTGGTGCTCTTCTCATATTATGTTTTGGGTTTTAATCCATTGAATCGATTGGGAATAGGACCAGAATTGTTTACCGAAGGGGTGCTGGCATTAAATATGGAGCCGGTTAATCCGCCTACTTACTTTATCCGGGATATCTTTTTGGTATTTGCTGTGATCGCTTTATTGACACAGAAAGAATGGCGTGCCCTGCCGGTCATCCTAGTCTTCCTGGTTTTTGGATCTCTTTTTCTGAGATTGGATGTGGTTGGCTTGTTTATAATTGGAACCCTTTACGGTATGGTTAGGGACAGATTGAACCGAGGCTGGTTCGTGGCCCTATCTGCATTGGCTGTTGCGGTTGTGGCTATGTGGTTTCCGCAATATTTGAAGTGGCCTATAGCTGTCTTCCTGTTTATACTGGTGATCGACCTGGAGTTCAAGTTCTACAATACCGGCCGTTATGCATATTTGTTGCACTTGTATCACAGTCCTATCATTGTGATCACCTATCCGTTTATCGGAGCTCATATTTCTAATCCTTTCTTGAGTATTGGGAGTCAGATCCTCACGGCTTCGCTTTTGGTTTATTTCATGCTGTTGTTTACTCGAAGATTCCCTGTACTTACTATCTTGAGTGGAGGCCGCTAG